In a single window of the Pseudomonas entomophila genome:
- a CDS encoding HlyD family type I secretion periplasmic adaptor subunit: protein MGRFKDNLRRYFKGSESLAGQPLPEVNKALIEDAPRIVRLTIWGVIAFFLFMIVWASVAPIDEVTRGEGKAIPSSKVQKIQNLEGGIVAEIFAKEGEIVEVGQPLLRLDETRFASNVDETEALRLAMALRVQRLTAEVEDKPLQIDEELRKAAPNQAANEQSLYQSRRQQLQDEVAGLQQQLVQKQQELREFNSKRAQYANSLQLLRQEIAMSEPLVAQGAISQVEVLRLRRAEVENRGQMDSTSLAIPRAEAAIKEVESKIEETRGKFRSEALTQLNEARTELNKATATSKALDDRVNRTVVISPVRGIVKQLLVNTIGGVIQPGSDIIEIVPLDDTLVIEAKILPKDIAFLHPGQEATVKFSAYDYTIYGGMKAKLEQIGADTITDEDKKTTYYLIKLRTDKSHLGTDEKPLLIIPGMVATVDIMTGKKTIMSYLLKPIIKARSEALRER from the coding sequence ATGGGGCGTTTCAAGGACAACCTGCGCCGTTACTTCAAGGGCTCCGAGTCCCTGGCCGGGCAGCCGCTGCCCGAGGTCAACAAGGCGCTGATCGAGGATGCGCCGCGCATCGTGCGCCTGACCATCTGGGGGGTGATCGCGTTTTTCCTGTTCATGATCGTCTGGGCCAGCGTCGCGCCCATCGACGAGGTGACGCGTGGGGAGGGCAAGGCCATCCCGTCGTCCAAGGTGCAGAAGATCCAGAACCTCGAGGGCGGCATCGTCGCCGAGATCTTCGCCAAGGAAGGCGAGATCGTCGAGGTCGGCCAGCCGCTGCTGCGCCTGGACGAGACCCGCTTCGCCTCCAACGTCGATGAAACCGAGGCCCTGCGCCTGGCCATGGCCCTGCGCGTGCAGCGCCTGACCGCCGAAGTCGAGGACAAGCCGCTGCAGATCGATGAAGAGCTGCGCAAGGCCGCTCCCAACCAGGCCGCCAACGAGCAGTCGCTGTACCAGAGCCGTCGCCAGCAGTTGCAGGACGAGGTAGCGGGTTTGCAGCAGCAACTGGTGCAGAAGCAGCAAGAGCTGCGCGAGTTCAACTCCAAGCGTGCCCAGTACGCCAACAGCCTGCAGCTGCTGCGTCAGGAGATCGCCATGTCCGAGCCACTGGTGGCCCAGGGCGCGATCTCCCAGGTCGAGGTGCTGCGCCTGCGCCGCGCCGAAGTCGAAAACCGTGGCCAGATGGATTCCACCAGCCTGGCCATCCCCCGTGCCGAAGCGGCGATCAAGGAAGTCGAGAGCAAGATCGAAGAAACCCGCGGCAAGTTCCGCAGCGAGGCGCTGACCCAGCTCAACGAGGCGCGCACCGAGCTGAACAAGGCCACTGCCACCAGCAAGGCGCTGGATGACCGGGTGAACCGCACCGTGGTCATCTCGCCGGTACGGGGCATCGTCAAGCAGCTGCTGGTCAACACCATCGGCGGGGTGATCCAGCCGGGCAGCGACATCATCGAGATCGTGCCGCTGGACGACACCCTGGTGATCGAGGCGAAGATCCTGCCCAAGGATATCGCCTTCCTGCACCCAGGCCAGGAAGCCACGGTCAAGTTCAGCGCCTACGACTACACCATCTATGGCGGGATGAAGGCCAAGCTCGAGCAGATCGGTGCCGACACCATCACCGACGAAGACAAGAAGACTACCTACTACCTGATCAAGCTGCGCACCGACAAGAGCCACCTGGGCACGGACGAGAAGCCGCTGCTGATCATCCCGGGGATGGTGGCGACGGTGGACATCATGACCGGCAAGAAAACCATCATGAGCTACCTACTCAAGCCGATCATCAAGGCGCGCTCGGAAGCCCTGCGCGAACGTTGA
- a CDS encoding WYL domain-containing protein, which yields MPFATTRATLSRQWALLRQLPSRSPGITSAELVWRLRDVGFSVSKRTVERDLNELSLIFPLERNDKSIPFGWHWSASAGSELRGNFDLQGYLRGDSLQPVAGDGLELQAWVSDNLARQLREAPLTGDMQLTALEQGHRLRATVVDGWPLRWWLLGQGQGLVVELPSALREEIARTLAAAAAQYQGL from the coding sequence TTGCCGTTCGCCACCACCCGCGCCACCCTCAGCCGCCAATGGGCCTTGCTGCGCCAGCTGCCCAGCCGCTCCCCCGGGATCACCAGTGCCGAGCTGGTGTGGCGCCTGCGTGACGTGGGCTTCAGTGTCAGCAAGCGCACGGTGGAACGGGACCTGAACGAGCTGTCGCTGATCTTCCCACTGGAGCGCAATGACAAGAGCATCCCGTTTGGCTGGCATTGGTCAGCCAGCGCCGGTAGCGAATTGCGTGGCAATTTCGATCTGCAGGGCTACCTGCGTGGCGATTCACTGCAGCCAGTCGCGGGGGACGGGCTCGAACTGCAAGCTTGGGTGAGCGACAACCTGGCCCGCCAGTTGCGCGAGGCACCGTTGACCGGGGACATGCAGCTGACCGCGCTGGAACAAGGGCATCGGTTACGGGCCACGGTGGTCGACGGCTGGCCGCTGCGCTGGTGGCTGCTGGGCCAGGGGCAAGGGTTGGTGGTGGAGTTGCCGAGCGCCTTGCGCGAGGAGATCGCCCGCACACTGGCAGCCGCCGCCGCACAGTATCAAGGCCTGTAG
- a CDS encoding tetratricopeptide repeat protein, which yields MSAASNIHSLLARLLPERIVPAPARPGQRHRLFAGIGMPSQQALAGERFGLVDRLDEAVDMQAIYADLCRQALLGNVAVLNDLGWIWLNGKYWRGDTLLAGHLLRMAALQGNAAAWFNLGQQHYFGKGVDISYANAAEYYRHAFERGMPLAAAALGDLYEEEVCDGGQEWQVDPCAAYQWFLRGARQGETRCRFEVGYRLLHGLYVEPDTKAALYWLELAAATGVMQAAEELAVHFSSRDAARYLGWRDQAIKLGSNLALTMKLEDQIQP from the coding sequence ATGTCTGCTGCCAGCAATATCCATTCGCTGCTCGCGCGGCTTCTACCCGAGCGGATCGTCCCGGCGCCGGCGCGCCCGGGGCAGCGCCACCGGCTGTTCGCCGGGATCGGCATGCCGAGCCAGCAGGCATTGGCGGGCGAGCGCTTCGGCCTGGTCGACCGCCTGGATGAAGCGGTCGACATGCAGGCGATCTATGCCGACCTGTGTCGCCAGGCACTGCTGGGCAACGTGGCGGTGCTCAACGACCTGGGCTGGATCTGGCTCAACGGCAAGTACTGGCGCGGCGATACGCTGCTGGCGGGGCACCTGCTGCGCATGGCGGCGTTGCAGGGCAATGCCGCGGCCTGGTTCAACCTCGGGCAGCAGCACTACTTCGGCAAGGGTGTGGATATCTCCTATGCCAACGCCGCCGAGTATTACCGGCATGCCTTCGAGCGCGGCATGCCCCTGGCCGCCGCAGCGCTGGGCGACCTGTACGAGGAAGAGGTCTGTGATGGCGGCCAGGAATGGCAGGTCGACCCCTGCGCAGCCTACCAGTGGTTCCTGCGTGGGGCCCGGCAGGGTGAGACGCGTTGTCGATTCGAGGTGGGTTATCGGTTGCTGCATGGGTTGTATGTGGAGCCAGACACCAAGGCCGCGCTGTACTGGCTCGAGCTGGCGGCGGCGACCGGGGTGATGCAGGCGGCTGAAGAGTTGGCGGTGCATTTCAGCAGCCGTGACGCGGCGCGCTACCTGGGGTGGCGGGACCAGGCGATCAAGCTGGGCAGCAACCTGGCATTGACCATGAAGCTGGAAGATCAGATCCAGCCCTGA
- a CDS encoding MarR family winged helix-turn-helix transcriptional regulator, with product MSLDALHLKISSGMVVAARHWRRLCQGALTGYGISEACAVPLLMIVRLGDGVHQVAVAQAAGLESPSLVRLLDQLCKAGLVCRSEDPLDRRAKALSLTTEGRALAESIEGELVRLRREVLHGLDQADLEATLRVIQAFETAGALP from the coding sequence ATGTCCCTTGACGCACTGCACCTGAAAATCAGCAGCGGCATGGTCGTGGCCGCCCGGCATTGGCGTCGCCTGTGCCAGGGTGCGCTGACCGGCTATGGCATTTCCGAAGCCTGCGCCGTGCCGTTGCTGATGATCGTGCGCCTGGGCGACGGCGTGCACCAGGTGGCGGTGGCCCAGGCAGCCGGGTTGGAAAGCCCATCGCTGGTGCGCTTGCTCGACCAGTTGTGCAAGGCGGGCCTGGTGTGCCGCAGCGAGGACCCGCTGGACCGCCGCGCCAAGGCCCTGAGCCTCACCACCGAAGGCCGCGCCCTGGCCGAGTCCATCGAAGGTGAACTGGTGCGCCTGCGCCGCGAAGTGCTGCACGGCCTCGACCAGGCCGACCTGGAAGCCACCCTGCGGGTGATCCAGGCCTTCGAAACGGCGGGCGCGCTGCCATGA
- a CDS encoding FUSC family protein translates to MSGFFSSVPPARDWFYGVRTFAASMIALYIALLMQLPRPYWAMATVYIVSSPFLGPTTSKALYRALGTLLGTGGAIFLVPPLVQSPLLLSIAIALWTGTLLFLSLNLRTANNYVLMLAGYTLPMIALAVVDNPLAVFDVASSRAQEICLGIVCAAVVGAVFWPRRLAPVVVGATGSWFNEAIRYSDTYLAREASADKLGGMRGAMVATFNSLEMMIGQLGHEGAGPHTLKNARELRGRMIHLLPVIDALDDALVALEGRAPAQFAQLQPVLDSTREWLKGTAESASVARWTALHEQIDRLQPGAAAIDQRAELLLSNALYRLTEWADLWQDCCTLQHALRTDDAKPWRAVYRHWRLGRLTPFFDRGLMLYSVFSTVTAIVVACGLWIGLGWNDGASAVILAAVSCSFFAAMDDPAPQIYRFFFWTLMSVIFSSLYLFLVLPNLHDFAMLVLAFAVPFICVGTLTVQPRFYLGTLLTIVNTSTFISIQGAYDADFFTFINANLAGPVGLLFAFIWTLVVRPFGVELAAKRMTRFAWRDIVEMTEPATLAEHRQVGVQMLDRLMQHLPRLSQTGQDSGVALRDLRVGLNLLDLLAYMPRAGSQARERLRTVVEEVGGHYAACLRANQRLHAPAALLRNMERARLALNLDELYERGDARTHLLHALAGLRLALLPGVEVMLEPAEQTQLPPGLDGAPL, encoded by the coding sequence ATGAGCGGCTTCTTCAGCTCGGTGCCCCCGGCCCGCGACTGGTTCTATGGCGTGCGCACCTTCGCCGCCTCGATGATCGCCCTGTACATCGCCCTGCTTATGCAGCTGCCGCGCCCGTACTGGGCAATGGCCACGGTGTATATCGTCTCCAGCCCATTCCTCGGCCCGACCACGTCCAAGGCACTGTATCGTGCCCTTGGTACGCTGCTAGGCACCGGTGGGGCGATCTTCCTGGTGCCACCGCTGGTGCAGTCGCCTCTGCTGCTGAGCATCGCCATCGCCCTGTGGACTGGCACCCTGCTGTTCCTCTCGCTGAACCTGCGCACGGCCAATAACTACGTGCTGATGCTGGCCGGCTATACCCTGCCGATGATCGCCCTGGCCGTGGTCGACAACCCGCTGGCGGTGTTCGATGTGGCCTCTTCCCGTGCCCAGGAGATCTGCCTGGGGATCGTTTGCGCGGCGGTGGTCGGCGCGGTCTTCTGGCCCAGGCGCCTGGCGCCCGTGGTGGTCGGTGCCACCGGCAGCTGGTTCAACGAAGCGATCCGTTACAGCGACACCTACCTCGCCCGCGAGGCCAGCGCCGACAAGCTCGGCGGCATGCGCGGCGCGATGGTCGCCACCTTCAACTCGCTGGAGATGATGATTGGCCAGCTCGGCCACGAAGGCGCCGGCCCGCACACCTTGAAAAATGCCCGCGAGCTGCGCGGCCGCATGATCCACCTGTTGCCGGTGATCGATGCGCTCGACGATGCCCTGGTTGCCCTCGAAGGCCGAGCTCCCGCCCAGTTCGCCCAGCTGCAACCGGTGTTGGACAGCACCCGCGAATGGCTCAAGGGCACTGCCGAGAGTGCCTCGGTGGCGCGTTGGACCGCCCTGCATGAGCAGATCGACCGCCTGCAACCTGGTGCCGCGGCCATCGACCAGCGCGCCGAGTTGCTGCTGTCCAACGCCCTCTACCGGCTGACCGAATGGGCCGACCTTTGGCAGGACTGCTGCACCCTGCAGCATGCCTTGCGCACGGATGACGCCAAGCCCTGGCGCGCGGTGTATCGCCACTGGCGCCTGGGCCGCCTGACGCCGTTCTTCGACCGTGGCCTGATGCTCTACTCGGTGTTCTCCACGGTCACCGCCATCGTCGTCGCCTGCGGCTTGTGGATCGGCCTGGGTTGGAACGACGGCGCCAGCGCGGTGATCCTCGCTGCCGTGTCGTGCAGCTTCTTCGCCGCGATGGACGACCCGGCGCCGCAGATCTACCGGTTCTTCTTCTGGACGCTGATGTCGGTGATCTTCTCCAGCCTGTACCTGTTCCTGGTGCTGCCCAACCTGCACGACTTCGCCATGCTGGTGCTGGCCTTCGCCGTGCCGTTCATCTGCGTCGGCACCCTGACCGTGCAGCCGCGATTCTACCTGGGCACCTTGCTGACCATCGTCAACACCTCGACCTTCATCAGCATCCAGGGCGCCTACGACGCTGACTTCTTCACCTTCATCAACGCCAACCTGGCCGGCCCGGTGGGCCTGCTGTTCGCCTTTATCTGGACCCTGGTCGTACGTCCGTTCGGTGTGGAGCTGGCGGCCAAGCGCATGACCCGCTTCGCCTGGCGCGACATCGTCGAGATGACCGAGCCGGCCACGCTGGCCGAACACCGCCAGGTGGGCGTGCAAATGCTCGACCGCCTGATGCAGCACCTGCCGCGCCTGTCGCAGACGGGGCAGGACAGCGGCGTGGCCCTGCGCGACCTGCGTGTGGGCCTGAACCTGCTCGACCTGCTGGCCTACATGCCCCGTGCCGGCAGCCAGGCCCGCGAGCGCCTGCGCACCGTGGTCGAGGAAGTCGGCGGCCACTACGCCGCCTGCCTGCGCGCCAACCAGCGGCTGCACGCCCCGGCGGCGCTGCTGCGCAACATGGAGCGCGCGCGCCTGGCGCTGAACCTGGACGAACTGTACGAACGCGGCGATGCCCGCACTCACCTGCTGCACGCCCTGGCCGGCCTGCGCCTGGCACTGCTGCCAGGGGTCGAGGTGATGCTCGAGCCCGCCGAACAAACGCAATTGCCCCCCGGCCTCGATGGAGCGCCCCTGTGA
- a CDS encoding DUF1656 domain-containing protein has translation MIGELDISGVFLPTLLVMMFGTYLLYLGVHAVLVRLHFYRLVWHRALFNVALYAVLLGAVDHFCRSLMLP, from the coding sequence GTGATCGGTGAACTGGATATCAGCGGGGTGTTCCTGCCCACGCTGCTGGTGATGATGTTTGGCACCTACCTGTTGTACCTGGGCGTGCACGCCGTGCTGGTACGCCTGCATTTCTACCGCCTGGTCTGGCACCGGGCGTTGTTCAACGTTGCCCTGTATGCCGTGCTGCTTGGCGCGGTGGACCATTTTTGCCGAAGCCTGATGCTGCCATGA
- a CDS encoding efflux RND transporter periplasmic adaptor subunit, producing the protein MKKPLLTLGRVVLTLLVVTFAAVLVWQMVVYYMFAPWTRDGHIRADVIQIAPDVSGLIQKVEVRDNQTVKRGDVLFTIDQDRFTLALRQARATLAERQETLAQASREALRNRKLGNLVAAEQLEESQSREARARSAVNEAQVQVDVAQLNLDRSVVRSPVDGYLNDRAPRAHEFVSAGHPVLSVVDSASYHVDGYFEETKLGGIHIGDAVEIRVMGDNTRLRGRVQSLAAGIEDRDRSSGANLLPNVNPAFSWVRLAQRIPVRIAFDEVPEDFRMIAGRTATVSIIEDKRP; encoded by the coding sequence ATGAAAAAACCTTTGCTGACCCTGGGCCGCGTGGTCCTGACCTTGCTGGTAGTGACCTTCGCCGCCGTGCTCGTGTGGCAGATGGTGGTGTACTACATGTTCGCGCCGTGGACCCGCGACGGGCATATCCGCGCCGACGTGATCCAGATCGCCCCCGATGTATCGGGGTTGATCCAGAAGGTCGAGGTGCGCGACAACCAGACCGTCAAGCGCGGCGACGTGCTGTTCACCATCGACCAGGACCGCTTCACCCTGGCTCTGCGCCAGGCCAGGGCGACCCTTGCCGAGCGCCAGGAGACCCTGGCCCAGGCCTCGCGCGAGGCCCTGCGCAATCGCAAGCTGGGCAACCTGGTGGCGGCCGAGCAACTGGAAGAGAGCCAGTCCCGCGAGGCCCGTGCGCGCTCGGCGGTCAATGAAGCCCAGGTACAGGTGGACGTCGCCCAGCTCAACCTCGACCGCTCGGTGGTGCGCAGCCCGGTGGACGGCTACCTCAATGACCGCGCCCCGCGTGCGCACGAGTTCGTCAGCGCCGGCCACCCGGTGCTGTCGGTGGTCGACAGCGCTTCCTACCATGTTGACGGCTACTTCGAAGAAACCAAGCTGGGTGGCATCCACATTGGCGATGCCGTTGAGATCCGCGTGATGGGCGACAACACCCGGCTGCGCGGCCGCGTGCAGAGCCTGGCCGCCGGCATCGAGGACCGCGACCGCAGCAGCGGTGCCAACCTGCTGCCCAACGTCAACCCGGCGTTCAGCTGGGTGCGCCTGGCCCAGCGGATCCCGGTGCGGATTGCGTTCGACGAGGTGCCGGAAGACTTCCGCATGATTGCCGGGCGCACCGCCACGGTGTCGATCATCGAGGACAAGCGCCCATGA
- a CDS encoding efflux transporter outer membrane subunit, translating into MKHLILVGLSLSLGACMMVGPNYQVPKDAAVQRADLNGPLRQDADSVVSAPVAEDWWQLYQDPRLDALVRQALSANTELRVAAANIAKARAQVEVAESQGGFNGGIKAGAQRLQESGEAFLLPEKVPVANIGEAIISASYQFDLWGTFKRGTEAAKANADAVQAAADTARITLVADVVRAYTQVCSANEEYHIARESLDLQEQSVQLTRRLRDAGRGDETQVTRSQTQFKSLRAELPRFKAEREAGLYTLAALLAKPVEQLPAGTADCTELPQLAQLIPVGDGAALLKRRPDVRQAERQLAAATAYIGVATGALYPDISIGAQVGTIGLLKNLGEPSTNRWGFGPQISWNIPTNGTRARIREAEASTQAALAHFDGVVLNAIRETQTRLAQYSALLDRRDALADAERSAKESADQTHLRYQVGRESFLADLQATRTYTDVRAQLAAANSQVAMGQIGVFLALGGGWKGATQQ; encoded by the coding sequence ATGAAACACCTGATCTTGGTGGGGCTCAGCCTGTCCTTGGGTGCCTGCATGATGGTCGGCCCGAACTACCAGGTGCCCAAGGACGCGGCCGTGCAGCGCGCCGACCTCAACGGCCCGCTGCGCCAGGACGCCGACAGCGTGGTGTCGGCACCGGTGGCCGAGGACTGGTGGCAGCTGTATCAAGATCCGCGCCTGGACGCGCTGGTGCGTCAGGCGTTGAGCGCCAACACCGAGTTGCGCGTGGCCGCCGCCAACATCGCCAAGGCCCGTGCCCAGGTCGAAGTGGCCGAGTCCCAGGGCGGCTTCAATGGCGGTATCAAGGCGGGCGCCCAGCGCCTGCAGGAGTCCGGCGAGGCCTTCCTGCTACCGGAGAAAGTGCCGGTGGCCAACATCGGCGAGGCGATCATCAGCGCCAGCTACCAGTTCGATTTGTGGGGCACCTTCAAGCGCGGTACCGAGGCCGCCAAGGCCAACGCTGATGCGGTGCAGGCGGCTGCCGACACCGCGCGCATCACCCTGGTGGCCGATGTAGTCAGGGCCTACACCCAAGTGTGCTCGGCCAACGAGGAATACCACATCGCCCGCGAGTCGCTGGACCTGCAGGAGCAGAGCGTGCAGCTGACCCGGCGCCTGCGTGACGCCGGCCGCGGCGACGAGACCCAGGTCACCCGTTCGCAAACGCAGTTCAAGTCGCTGCGTGCCGAGTTGCCGCGTTTCAAGGCCGAGCGTGAGGCTGGCCTGTACACATTGGCCGCATTGCTGGCCAAACCCGTCGAGCAACTGCCTGCGGGCACCGCCGATTGCACCGAGCTGCCGCAGCTGGCGCAACTGATCCCGGTGGGTGACGGTGCCGCGCTGCTCAAGCGCCGCCCCGACGTGCGCCAGGCCGAGCGCCAGCTGGCGGCGGCGACCGCCTACATCGGCGTGGCCACGGGCGCCCTGTACCCGGACATCAGCATCGGCGCGCAGGTGGGTACCATCGGCCTGCTGAAGAACCTCGGCGAGCCCTCGACCAACCGTTGGGGCTTCGGGCCACAGATCAGCTGGAACATCCCCACCAATGGCACCCGCGCGCGTATTCGCGAGGCAGAGGCCTCCACCCAGGCGGCGTTGGCGCACTTCGATGGCGTGGTGCTCAACGCCATTCGCGAAACCCAGACCCGCCTGGCCCAGTACAGCGCCTTGCTCGACCGCCGCGATGCCCTGGCCGACGCCGAGCGTTCGGCCAAGGAATCGGCGGACCAGACGCACCTGCGTTACCAGGTAGGGCGTGAGTCGTTCCTCGCCGACTTGCAGGCAACCCGTACCTACACCGATGTGCGGGCACAACTGGCGGCGGCGAACAGCCAGGTGGCGATGGGGCAGATTGGCGTATTCCTGGCCCTGGGTGGGGGCTGGAAAGGCGCGACGCAGCAATAG
- a CDS encoding disulfide bond formation protein B, whose amino-acid sequence MSLACLRSFFLPALLASMAVLVASFQLESVVGLVPCALCFSQRLMLGAYALVCLVALVHSPTEHGRRGYAWLALAGALGGALLAGRHVWLQGDLLLADGCPLPVDQILQRPMGEILRMFLLGSPDCVSISWSFLDLTLPEWSLLAFLLLAAMPLSWLVAYRFRKRVMA is encoded by the coding sequence ATGTCGCTGGCCTGCTTGCGCAGCTTTTTCCTTCCCGCCCTGCTGGCCTCGATGGCTGTGCTGGTGGCGTCGTTTCAACTGGAATCGGTCGTCGGTCTGGTGCCCTGCGCGCTGTGTTTCAGCCAGCGCCTGATGCTGGGGGCATACGCCCTGGTGTGCCTGGTTGCGCTCGTGCATTCGCCCACTGAGCATGGGCGGCGGGGTTATGCGTGGCTGGCGCTTGCCGGCGCACTCGGTGGCGCGTTGCTGGCCGGCCGGCATGTCTGGCTGCAAGGTGACCTCCTGCTGGCCGACGGCTGCCCTCTGCCGGTAGATCAAATCTTGCAGCGCCCCATGGGCGAGATCTTGCGGATGTTCCTGCTGGGCAGCCCGGATTGCGTCTCCATCAGCTGGAGTTTTCTCGACCTGACCTTGCCCGAATGGAGCCTTCTGGCGTTTTTGCTGCTAGCCGCGATGCCCTTGTCCTGGCTGGTGGCGTATCGATTCCGCAAACGTGTGATGGCTTGA
- the rsd gene encoding sigma D regulator, whose translation MLDSCQNAQERWGGVHKLIDRWLEERQELVQAFRTLRDAKPAFADKDKNRDFCALLVDYVSAWHFEVSEQLVSEAKAFGDTKALELATQINPRIDDSTQIALAFNDHCEKGACTDPERFADKLGKLGGLLRERFELEDCLIEVLHTAHKEEDAVQA comes from the coding sequence ATGCTCGATAGTTGCCAGAACGCCCAGGAACGCTGGGGCGGTGTTCACAAGCTGATCGATCGTTGGCTGGAGGAGCGCCAGGAGCTGGTGCAAGCCTTCCGCACATTGCGCGATGCCAAGCCGGCCTTTGCCGATAAGGACAAGAACCGCGATTTCTGCGCACTCCTGGTCGATTATGTCTCGGCCTGGCACTTCGAAGTCAGCGAGCAGCTGGTCAGCGAAGCCAAGGCCTTTGGCGATACCAAGGCCCTGGAGCTGGCCACGCAGATCAATCCCCGTATCGATGACAGCACCCAGATCGCGCTGGCCTTCAACGACCATTGCGAGAAGGGCGCGTGCACCGACCCCGAGCGCTTTGCGGACAAGCTGGGCAAGTTGGGCGGCCTGTTGCGCGAACGCTTCGAGCTGGAAGACTGCCTGATCGAAGTGCTGCACACCGCGCACAAGGAAGAGGACGCGGTGCAGGCCTGA
- a CDS encoding FKBP-type peptidyl-prolyl cis-trans isomerase produces MPRYLILGLCLVAPLALANPESPPDSDLAYSLGASLGERLRQEVPGLQLDALVEGLRQAYQGQPPRIAKSQMEAILQKHEEQANAAAEQVRVDTLLSAEKRFMAAERARAGVHELPEGILYSELASGNGAQPKATGSVQVRYVGKLPDGSVFDQSQQPQWFKLDSVIEGWQVALPRMKAGSKWRLVIPSAQAYGADGAGDLIAPYTPLVFEIELLAVAD; encoded by the coding sequence ATGCCTCGTTACCTGATTCTTGGCCTGTGCCTGGTGGCCCCACTGGCGCTGGCCAACCCCGAGTCGCCACCCGACAGCGACCTGGCCTACAGCCTGGGTGCCAGCCTGGGCGAGCGCCTGCGCCAGGAGGTGCCTGGCCTGCAGCTCGATGCCCTGGTCGAAGGCCTGCGCCAGGCCTATCAGGGCCAGCCGCCACGGATCGCCAAGTCACAGATGGAGGCGATCCTGCAAAAGCATGAAGAGCAGGCCAATGCCGCCGCCGAACAGGTGCGCGTGGACACCCTGCTGAGCGCGGAAAAGCGCTTCATGGCCGCCGAGCGCGCACGCGCCGGTGTGCATGAACTGCCCGAAGGCATCCTCTACAGCGAACTGGCCAGCGGCAACGGCGCACAGCCCAAGGCCACCGGCAGCGTGCAAGTACGTTATGTGGGGAAACTGCCGGACGGCTCGGTGTTCGACCAGAGCCAGCAACCGCAATGGTTCAAGCTGGACTCGGTGATCGAAGGCTGGCAGGTGGCGCTGCCCAGGATGAAGGCGGGGTCGAAATGGCGGCTGGTGATACCGTCGGCGCAGGCTTATGGCGCCGACGGCGCGGGCGACCTGATCGCGCCCTACACCCCGCTGGTGTTCGAGATCGAACTGCTGGCGGTAGCCGACTGA
- a CDS encoding AlgP family protein, translated as MSAKKKAVSTPLHLLQQLSGSLLEHLEDACSQALADAEKLLAKLEKQRGKAQEKLHNARLKLQDAAKAGKAKAQGKAQKAAGELEALLDALKDRQAQTRTYIQQLKRDAQESLKLAQGVGKVREAAAKALHLRTETPKAAAKPAAKPAAAKAPAKTTAAKPAAKAPAKTAAAKPAAKPAAAKVPAKTAAAKPAAKPAAAKAPAKTAAAKPAAKPAAAKAPAKTALAKPAAKPAAKPAAAKAPAKTAAAKPAAKPAAKPATVKAPTKPAAAKPAAKPATPAASASPAPVAAPAAPAPASTPAQSPSSAS; from the coding sequence ATGTCGGCCAAAAAGAAAGCAGTCAGTACGCCGTTGCACCTGCTCCAGCAACTTTCGGGCAGCCTGCTCGAACATTTGGAAGATGCCTGCTCCCAAGCACTGGCGGATGCCGAGAAACTGTTGGCCAAGTTGGAAAAACAACGTGGCAAGGCGCAGGAGAAACTGCACAACGCACGCCTGAAGTTGCAGGACGCGGCCAAGGCTGGCAAAGCCAAGGCGCAAGGCAAGGCGCAGAAGGCTGCCGGTGAACTTGAAGCACTGCTCGACGCACTCAAGGACCGCCAGGCGCAGACCCGCACCTATATCCAGCAGCTCAAGCGTGACGCTCAAGAAAGTTTGAAACTGGCCCAGGGCGTGGGTAAGGTTCGTGAAGCTGCGGCCAAGGCGCTGCACTTGCGCACCGAGACACCGAAGGCTGCTGCAAAACCTGCGGCCAAACCGGCCGCCGCCAAAGCCCCGGCCAAGACTACCGCAGCCAAACCAGCCGCCAAGGCTCCGGCCAAGACTGCCGCAGCCAAACCTGCAGCCAAACCGGCTGCCGCCAAGGTTCCGGCCAAGACTGCCGCAGCCAAACCTGCAGCCAAACCAGCCGCCGCCAAGGCTCCGGCCAAGACTGCCGCAGCCAAACCTGCAGCCAAGCCAGCCGCCGCCAAAGCCCCGGCCAAGACTGCCTTAGCAAAACCTGCAGCCAAGCCAGCCGCCAAACCAGCGGCCGCCAAAGCCCCGGCCAAGACCGCCGCAGCAAAACCTGCGGCCAAGCCGGCCGCCAAACCCGCCACCGTCAAGGCCCCAACCAAGCCTGCCGCCGCAAAACCAGCAGCCAAGCCAGCCACTCCGGCTGCCAGCGCTAGCCCGGCCCCAGTGGCGGCTCCAGCAGCACCGGCCCCGGCCAGCACCCCGGCTCAGTCGCCTTCCTCGGCCTCCTGA